Below is a window of Candidatus Kapaibacterium sp. DNA.
GAACTCCGCTAGTGGTGAGCTTAGCACTGTCAGCGGAGGCTCCAGTAACACTGCTAACGGGCCGTACAGCACCGTCGGCGGGGGCCAGAGTAACACTGCCAGCAGCCGGTGGAGCACCGTTGGCGGAGGTGAGGGGAACACTGCTGGTGGCCCGTGGAGCACCGTCAGTGGGGGCCAGAGCAACGCTGCCTGGGGTCAGTATGGCGTTGTAGCAGGAGGATACTCCAATAGGATACTCCAATACGGCAAATGCAGACTTCGTGATGGTCTTCGGACAAAATGTCGATCCTAGCGTCGTCGAATCCCACCGGGTGTACCTTTTCGGCGATGGGAGTTCGGATGGAGCTGGTGTAAGGCAGTCTGGTTTTCTGGTCATCAATCGCCTCGATGGGGACCATCCGATTCACGTGGGCACCAACAAAACCAATGGCAACGGGGCGTTTCTATCGGCAGGGGGCGTGTGGACAAATGCTTCCTCCCGCTCCAAGAAGGACCTCTTCGTCCCGCTGGATGCACAGCAGGTGCTAGCCAAGATCCGCCAGTTGCCCGTGGGGGGGGTGGTACTACCGCGGGACCAGCGAGTACCACATTGGGCCATGTGCAGAGGACTTCCACGATGCCTTTGGAACGGGGGTGCTCGATAGTCCCGACGCGCGGACGTCGCTGGCGGCCTCCGATGTAGCGGGGGTGGCGCTGTTGGGCATCAAGGCGCTGGCGGAGCAAGTGGAGAGGAGCGGAGCGGTGGTGCAGAGCACGCAGGAGGACATCGAAGCGCTGCGGCGGGAAAATGCTGTGCTGAGGGAGAAGACCGCTATGCTGGAGCAGAGGAACCAGGTGCTCGAGCAGAAGAACCAAGCGCTAGAGCAGAAGAGCCGAGAGCTAGAGCAGAGGAGCCAGGTGCTAGAGCAGAAGAGCCAGGCCCTGGAGCGGGAGAATCGGTTGCTGGAGCAGCGTGTGGCGGCGTTGGAGCGGCTGGTGCAGGAGCTGATTGGCCGCACTGCTGCGGTGCAAGGGCCACGGCTGAGGGGGAACATGCCCGAACAGCACGAGAGGACAGCGATTCTGCACCGTGCGCCCGCCATCACCAGCGTGGGATTGCAGGTCCACGACATGCAGGACGGCAGCTTCCGGAGGTAGCAGTGCCTGCACGCGCAGGCCAGGCGAGCATCTACCAGCCTGGCTAGGGCAGGACATCCCGAACCGTTCGAGGGCGCCACGATTGCCTGCGTTACCTCCCGAGAGGCATTGGGCAGGCAGAGCCGGTGGTGCGGGACCGCGGAGCCGGGAGCTGTAGCGCATAGAGCCGTCCGAGCGTGACGAGCACAGGCAAGCGACGCTGCGGCTGTAGCCGTTGAACGTTAGAGAGCCGCGTACGACCTGGCGCTAGACGGGCAGGTGGTGGCTATACGGCGGATGACGCTCGTGCAGTGAGGGCGGAGCAGAGCTTGTGGAGGCTGCCCGCACCCGTTGAGAGCTGTTCCTGTGGCTCAGCGTGCTTTCGGGGAAGGCCAGTGCCAGGCCGCAGACCGCTCTGCCAGTACTCTGGCGCTCCGAGCTGTGGAGGGATTCGCAATTTTGCAGCAGAGATGTGGCCTTCGGTGGGTGCACTCATGCTGTACTTCGCTGCTCTCGCCGTGCTGGCGCTCCCGCTCTGGGGGCAGTTGCCGGCTGTGACGCTCCAGACTTTGGACGGTCGCTCCGTCCGAGCCGATACCCTCCACAATGGAGGCAAGCCGATGGTGGTCAACTTCTGGGCGACTTGGTGCAAGCCCTGCTTGGTTGAGCTTGCCACGCTGCACAAGCTGTACCCGCAGTGGCAGGCGGAGACGGGCGTGAAGATTCTGGCCATCTCGATCGACGATGCCCGCACGAGCGCGAAGGTTGCTCCACTGGTGCGGGCCAGGAAGTGGCAGTTCGACGTCTACCTGGACCCCAACAGCGAGCTGCGGCGGGCGATGAACGTGACCGACATCCCGCACTCCTTCGTGCTGGACGGCTCCGGACGCATCGTCTGGCAGCACCAGGCGTACTCGCCTGGGGATGAGGAGCGCCTCTACGTCGTGCTCAAGGAGCTGACGCGCTCAGACACCTTGCAGCCGACGCGCTCCGACACCTCGCAGCCAATCCAGGCGAAATGAGGCCCTTACGGCACCTCGGCCTGCTCTCCACCCTCCTCTCCTACGTCGCCTTTGGGCAGGCCGGTGCGTCCTTGAGCGGGGGGGTGCAGCTTGAGCTTCGCTCGTACCGAGCCGACAGCGCCATCGGAGCCCCTGCGGTGCCAGAACGGCTGGGGCTGAACGCGTACGTTCCGCTCTCCTACCGGCTGGGCGCATTCAGCGTGAGCCTACGCTATGAGGCCTACTTGCAACCACTCCAGGGCTACGACCGCCGGTATGCCGGCTCTGGGATTGCCTTCCGCTCGCTGGAGTACCAGGACGAGCTCTTCCAGCTTACGGTCGGTGGCTTCTACGAGCAGTTCGGCTCTGGGATGGTGCTGCGCGCGTACGAAGAACGCCTCCTGGGGATTGACAACGGGCTGGAAGGGGTCCGGCTGCGCTACAACGGACCAGGAATTCGGTTGACGGGCTTTGTAGCGCGGCAGCGGCGCTTCTTTGAGTGGACGGGACTCGTCCGCGGGGCGGATGTGGAGCTGAACCCATCGGCTTGGGGCATCGGGACGCCGCTCTCCTGGCAGTTGGGGGCATCGGTGGTCAGTAAGTACCAACCCGACACCGACCCTCTCTACCGACTGCCGGAGAACGTCCTGGCGTATGCCCTCCGCGGCTCGTGGCAGTGGGAGTCTTGGCGGCTGACGGC
It encodes the following:
- a CDS encoding TlpA family protein disulfide reductase, which encodes MWPSVGALMLYFAALAVLALPLWGQLPAVTLQTLDGRSVRADTLHNGGKPMVVNFWATWCKPCLVELATLHKLYPQWQAETGVKILAISIDDARTSAKVAPLVRARKWQFDVYLDPNSELRRAMNVTDIPHSFVLDGSGRIVWQHQAYSPGDEERLYVVLKELTRSDTLQPTRSDTSQPIQAK